One region of Triticum aestivum cultivar Chinese Spring chromosome 6B, IWGSC CS RefSeq v2.1, whole genome shotgun sequence genomic DNA includes:
- the LOC123138533 gene encoding uncharacterized protein isoform X2 yields the protein MEPAAPSASSASPAASPAGRRRAAPEAAELRVRRRTLETVLEQCQRALELMRDAEGEDGDPEEEDEEEGEEGERDPEDEGERRAGGDVSDGEGQPPTPEPSETDYETDELCNLLKSRVESPEFLEKLDNIQKSVYQHGADETISWDIVSAADIWDDKSMNVSDDSEDGYVLVKQEDIVDGIACFMAAYLLSLKETKELTPNQLQEALSKTFSTKKRKGKLQKAWAGTQVIYNVASWSATAIGIYQNPAILKAATAAFWTSCRVVSKFL from the exons ATGGAGCCCGCGGCCCCCTCCGCGTCCTCGGCCTCGCCGGCCGCGTCGCCGGCGGGGAGGCGGAGGGCGGCGCCGGAGGCCGCGGAGCTGAGGGTGCGGCGGCGGACGCTCGAGACCGTGCTCGAGCAGTGCCAGCGCGCGCTCGAGCTCATGCGCGACGCCGAGGGGGAGGACGGggatccggaggaggaggacgaggaggagggggaggagggggagcgggatCCGGAGGACGAGGGGGAGCGGCGGGCGGGCGGCGACGTCAGCGATGGGGAGGGGCAGCCTCCGACGCCGGAGCCGTCGGAGACCGACTACGAGACGGACGAG CTGTGTAATCTTCTCAAATCGAGGGTCGAATCACCTGAATTTCTAGAAAAGCTTGATAACATTCAGAAGTCAGTATACCAACATGGTGCAG ATGAAACCATATCATGGGATATCGTAAGCGCAGCAGATATATGGGATGATAAGAGTATGAATGTCAGTGATGATTCAGAGGATGGATATGTTCTAGTTAAGCAAGAGGATATAGTTGATGGGATTGCATGCTTCATGGCTGCATACCTGCTGTCGCTGAAAGAAACTAAG GAATTGACGCCCAATCAACTTCAAGAAG CCCTTAGCAAGACATTTTCAACTAAAAAGAGGAAAGGCAAACTTCAGAAGGCATGGGCCGGAACACAAGTTATTTATAATGTAGCATCATGGAGTGCAACAGCTATTGG TATCTACCAGAATCCGGCGATTCTAAAAGCAGCAACAGCGGCCTTCTGGACATCCTGCCGCGTGGTGTCCAAGTTCCTGTGA
- the LOC123138533 gene encoding uncharacterized protein isoform X1: protein MEPAAPSASSASPAASPAGRRRAAPEAAELRVRRRTLETVLEQCQRALELMRDAEGEDGDPEEEDEEEGEEGERDPEDEGERRAGGDVSDGEGQPPTPEPSETDYETDELCNLLKSRVESPEFLEKLDNIQKSVYQHGAVDETISWDIVSAADIWDDKSMNVSDDSEDGYVLVKQEDIVDGIACFMAAYLLSLKETKELTPNQLQEALSKTFSTKKRKGKLQKAWAGTQVIYNVASWSATAIGIYQNPAILKAATAAFWTSCRVVSKFL, encoded by the exons ATGGAGCCCGCGGCCCCCTCCGCGTCCTCGGCCTCGCCGGCCGCGTCGCCGGCGGGGAGGCGGAGGGCGGCGCCGGAGGCCGCGGAGCTGAGGGTGCGGCGGCGGACGCTCGAGACCGTGCTCGAGCAGTGCCAGCGCGCGCTCGAGCTCATGCGCGACGCCGAGGGGGAGGACGGggatccggaggaggaggacgaggaggagggggaggagggggagcgggatCCGGAGGACGAGGGGGAGCGGCGGGCGGGCGGCGACGTCAGCGATGGGGAGGGGCAGCCTCCGACGCCGGAGCCGTCGGAGACCGACTACGAGACGGACGAG CTGTGTAATCTTCTCAAATCGAGGGTCGAATCACCTGAATTTCTAGAAAAGCTTGATAACATTCAGAAGTCAGTATACCAACATGGTGCAG TAGATGAAACCATATCATGGGATATCGTAAGCGCAGCAGATATATGGGATGATAAGAGTATGAATGTCAGTGATGATTCAGAGGATGGATATGTTCTAGTTAAGCAAGAGGATATAGTTGATGGGATTGCATGCTTCATGGCTGCATACCTGCTGTCGCTGAAAGAAACTAAG GAATTGACGCCCAATCAACTTCAAGAAG CCCTTAGCAAGACATTTTCAACTAAAAAGAGGAAAGGCAAACTTCAGAAGGCATGGGCCGGAACACAAGTTATTTATAATGTAGCATCATGGAGTGCAACAGCTATTGG TATCTACCAGAATCCGGCGATTCTAAAAGCAGCAACAGCGGCCTTCTGGACATCCTGCCGCGTGGTGTCCAAGTTCCTGTGA